Proteins from a genomic interval of Yarrowia lipolytica chromosome 1E, complete sequence:
- a CDS encoding uncharacterized protein (Compare to YALI0E21978g, similar to Saccharomyces cerevisiae DPB11 (YJL090C); ancestral locus Anc_1.276, weakly similar to uniprot|P47027 Saccharomyces cerevisiae YJL090c DPB11 involved in DNA replication and S- phase checkpoint) produces MSLQYLNSKRHFDIDSHHQPMLAGYVFCCTGVDGDLKSSIVAKCRAMKGEIQDNLTPDAHFLLVGNQDSEKYLFASHQRLDMTFLHPQFIEKLHARWIAAETIDLDNVIREFRMPVFFNKNLSVSNIEERQPMIDTIEENGGIFDGNVKTLVTNILVTPKAQGKKYDFAMRKSIPVVHPIWIEHCIKRGAMLDTSDFHPAKEGVENSDTAWFKDMHPEPWREVARVSEEVARQQFRRPKVLKAGLWDSHNSITESRAEIEAPFFDEEEQDTSSSRENGRSRHSTGIFAGHSILFVGFIKKQLEKLQQTVVSHGATLASSETTATNIIVHPEIPSDRYDLLAASCTTPISTFWLVERSIFYKKWTSDIWSSYVPEKDLVAFSNVNISISGFDGVELMHIEKLISMLGARYKPVFGEKTGSVLVAASPHARKVRNAQKWMIPVVSIDWLWDSAVASKIMEVDRYIVGGSRVFHEMRHFDSRGNMVDMMGDKNATQRGLSRKRRMVDSPVKHRTSTGPSESPLKKLSSFGSPSPKKMQQQVQKGSPKKTHKGLKVTVEKLTRQCSKAAVLEELLGYTTDVSELESSQKIMCDD; encoded by the coding sequence ATGTCTCTACAATATCTCAACTCTAAACGCCATTTCGATATAGATTCACATCACCAACCCATGCTAGCAGGATACGTCTTCTGTTGCACTGGCGTAGACGGCGACCTCAAGTCGTCCATTGTGGCCAAGTGTCGCGCCATGAAGGGTGAGATCCAGGACAATCTGACACCTGACGCCCACTTTCTGCTGGTCGGAAACCAGGACAGTGAAAAGTATCTGTTTGCTTCACACCAGCGACTGGATATGACTTTCCTACATCCCCAGTTCATCGAAAAGCTCCATGCGCGTTGGATCGCGGCCGAGACCATCGATCTGGATAACGTGATACGCGAATTCCGCATGCCTGTATTCTTCAACAAAAACCTGAGCGTGTCTAACATTGAGGAGCGACAACCGATGATTGACACGATAGAGGAGAATGGAGGCATATTTGACGGAAACGTCAAGACACTCGTGACCAACATTTTGGTGACTCCCAAAGCACAGGGCAAAAAATACGACTTTGCCATGAGAAAAAGCATTCCTGTCGTTCATCCTATTTGGATCGAACATTGCATCAAGAGAGGAGCCATGTTGGATACCAGCGACTTCCACCCTGCCAAGGAAGGAGTCGAGAACTCAGACACAGCGTGGTTTAAAGATATGCATCCGGAACCGTGGAGGGAGGTGGCTCGAGTGTCGGAGGAGGTTGCGCGGCAACAGTTTCGAAGACCAAAGGTGCTCAAGGCTGGTCTGTGGGATAGTCATAACAGTATCACCGAGTCGCGTGCAGAGATAGAAGCACCGTTTttcgacgaggaggagcaagACACGTCgtcatcacgtgagaaTGGCAGATCGCGTCACTCAACAGGCATCTTTGCTGGTCATTCGATTTTGTTTGTTGGGTtcatcaagaagcagcttgagaAGCTTCAACAGACAGTGGTTTCACATGGAGCTACGCTGGCTTCTTCGGAAACCACGGCAACCAATATTATTGTGCATCCTGAGATTCCTTCAGATCGATACGATCTTCTGGCAGCTTCATGTACCACGCCCATCTCGACATTCTGGCTGGTGGAGCGTTCCATATTCTACAAAAAGTGGACTAGTGATATATGGTCTTCCTATGTGCCTGAAAAGGATCTGGTTGCGTTCTCCAACGTCAATATTTCCATTTCCGGCTTTGATGGAGTAGAGCTGATGCATATTGAAAAGCTCATTTCCATGTTAGGAGCCCGATACAAGCCCGTTTTCGGCGAGAAAACAGGCAGTGTGCTTGTGGCTGCGTCGCCTCATGCTCGCAAGGTGCGGAATGCACAGAAATGGATGATCCCAGTGGTCTCTATCGACTGGTTGTGGGACTCTGCTGTGGCGTCCAAAATCATGGAGGTTGATCGGTACATTGTTGGAGGAAGCCGAGTGTTCCATGAGATGCGTCACTTCGACAGTCGAGGAAACATGGTGGATATGATGGGAGACAAAAACGCCACCCAAAGAGGACTGTCTAGAAAACGCCGTATGGTTGACAGCCCTGTCAAACACAGGACATCCACTGGACCCTCTGAGTCGcctctcaagaagctgtctTCTTTCGGAAGTCCTAGCCCTAAAAAAATGCAGCAGCAAGTCCAAAAGGGCAGTC